One genomic window of Salvia miltiorrhiza cultivar Shanhuang (shh) chromosome 4, IMPLAD_Smil_shh, whole genome shotgun sequence includes the following:
- the LOC131021856 gene encoding mechanosensitive ion channel protein 2, chloroplastic-like isoform X1, translated as MDICSSLQLSLELGICSSHGTNTRFRLQNSESRGEFCVLRSNLSSFSVFQEQCAWSRDLSKRIKRRACTISPRNHQLKCHCFVNRVPSLDATSIKSATLTLARSLNRLPGNPHVIKLASAVGFVIFAIWGLRPLVRQSRNIFLGKSDSSWRRSSTFHVTASYIQPLLLWAGAIYICRALDPMILPSEGGQIVKRRLLNFVRSLSTVLAFAYLFSSVIQQAQKFFMETNELTDASNMGFQFVGRTVYTAIWVAAVSLFMELLGFSTQKWITAGGFGTVLITLAGREIFTNFLSSVMIHTTRPFVLNEWIQTKIQGSEVSGTVEHVGWWSPTIIRADDREAVHIPNHKFTMNIIRNLSQKTHWRIKTHLAISHLDVGKVNKIVADMRKVLSKNPQVEQQKLHRRVFLDNIDTENQALLILVSCFVKTSRFEEYLCVKEAILLDLLRVISHHRARLATPIRTVQKVYRDADLDDIPFSDSIFSSGATSNRPLLLVEPSNKINGEDKTKPHVRSAPIKGDEDEKVTPRSTQSAADGKEDGAKGEDIDTKPKETEVGEESGRGAKDVKSSPWDAATKSPKSEEKLPEGAPSTSQAKQDVRQQAAHAPPPTKPSSSLEENIVLGVALDGSKRTLPIDEDAVLPSNPEDAKELAPLRSGSGPAATRTENKDSKQSNTAGSPISDQQD; from the exons ATGGATATCTGTAGTTCTCTGCAGCTATCTCTGGAACTCGGAATCTGCAGTAGCCATGGAACCAACACACGATTTCGA CTGCAGAATTCAGAATCACGAGGCGAATTTTGTGTTCTCCGCTCTAATTTATCATCATTTTCGGTG TTTCAGGAACAGTGTGCTTGGAGTAGAGATCTTTCAAAGAGGATAAAGAGACGAGCATGCACCATCTCCCCTAGGAATCATCAGCTTAAATGTCACTGTTTTGTAAATAGAGTGCCCTCTTTGGATGCTACGTCTATAAAGAGTGCCACTTTAACTTTAGCAAG ATCATTGAACCGTCTGCCAGGAAATCCCCATGTGATCAAATTGGCTTCAGCTGTAGGTTTTGTTATTTTTGCGATATGGGGACTTAGGCCACTTGTCCGACAAAGCAGAAACATATTTCTAGGG AAAAGTGATAGCAGTTGGCGAAGAAGCAGCACATTTCATGTTACAGCCTCTTACATTCAACCTTTACTGCTATGGGCAGGAGCAATCTACATCTGCAG AGCATTGGATCCAATGATTCTTCCTTCGGAAGGTGGTCAGATTGTTAAAAGGCGGCTCCTAAATTTTGTCAGATCATTGTCAACAGTGTTGGCCTTTGCATACTTGTTTTCAAG TGTAATTCAACAAGCACAAAAGTTCTTCATGGAGACAAATGAACTCACGGATGCTAGTAAT ATGGGCTTCCAGTTTGTTGGCAGAACTGTATACACAGCTATATGGGTAGCTGCAGTGTCATTGTTCATGGAGTTGCTAGGTTTCTCAACCCAAAAATGGATTACGGCTGGAGGGTTTGGGACAGTTTTGATCACTCTTGCTGGACGTGAG ATTTTCACAAATTTCCTTTCAAGTGTGATGATTCATACAACCAGGCCATTTGTCTTGAATGAATGGATCCAAACAAAGATTCAAGGCTCTGAAGTTTCTGGGACAGTTGAG CATGTGGGATGGTGGTCGCCGACTATTATTAGAGCTGATGACCGTGAAGCTGTCCACATTCCAAACCACAAATTCACTATGAATATTATAAGAAATCTCAGTCAAAAGACTCACTGGCGCATTAAAACTCATCTGGCTATCAGTCATTTAGATGTTGGCAAAGTTAAT AAAATTGTAGCTGATATGCGCAAGGTTCTGTCAAAGAATCCACAAGTGGAACAACAGAAATTGCATAGAAGAGTATTCCTGGACAATATTGATACTGAAAATCAGGCCCTCTTG ATATTGGTGTCCTGCTTTGTGAAGACCTCCCGTTTCGAAGAATATTTGTGTGTTAAG GAAGCTATTCTTCTAGACCTTCTAAGAGTAATTTCACACCATCGTGCTCGATTAGCCACGCCCATCCGCACAGTTCAGAAAGTATACAGAGATGCCGATTTGGATGATATACCATTTTCAGATTCTATTTTCTCATCGGGAGCTACTTCAAACCGCCCATTACTGCTGGTCGAACCTTCCAATAAAATCAATGGGGAAGATAAGACCAAACCACACGTCCGATCAGCACCTATAAAGGGGGATGAAGATGAAAAGGTGACACCAAGATCAACACAGTCAGCAGCAGATGGTAAAGAGGATGGTGCTAAAGGTGAAGATATCGATACAAAACCCAAAGAAACAGAGGTTGGCGAGGAGTCTGGAAGAGGGGCCAAGGATGTGAAATCATCTCCATGGGATGCTGCAACCAAATCCCCCAAGTCTGAGGAAAAGCTCCCGGAGGGCGCCCCGTCTACTTCACAAGCTAAACAAGATGTAAGACAACAAGCGGCACATGCTCCTCCTCCAACCAAACCTTCTTCTTCTCTCGAAGAGAACATAGTTCTTGGTGTTGCGTTGGACGGCTCGAAGAGAACCCTTCCCATTGATGAAGATGCAGTGCTCCCATCGAACCCCGAAGATGCAAAGGAATTGGCTCCGTTGCGTAGTGGCAGTGGGCCTGCAGCGACTCGGACGGAAAACAAGGATTCTAAACAGTCGAATACAGCAGGATCTCCAATTAGTGATCAACAAGATTAG
- the LOC131021856 gene encoding mechanosensitive ion channel protein 2, chloroplastic-like isoform X2: MDICSSLQLSLELGICSSHGTNTRFRNSESRGEFCVLRSNLSSFSVFQEQCAWSRDLSKRIKRRACTISPRNHQLKCHCFVNRVPSLDATSIKSATLTLARSLNRLPGNPHVIKLASAVGFVIFAIWGLRPLVRQSRNIFLGKSDSSWRRSSTFHVTASYIQPLLLWAGAIYICRALDPMILPSEGGQIVKRRLLNFVRSLSTVLAFAYLFSSVIQQAQKFFMETNELTDASNMGFQFVGRTVYTAIWVAAVSLFMELLGFSTQKWITAGGFGTVLITLAGREIFTNFLSSVMIHTTRPFVLNEWIQTKIQGSEVSGTVEHVGWWSPTIIRADDREAVHIPNHKFTMNIIRNLSQKTHWRIKTHLAISHLDVGKVNKIVADMRKVLSKNPQVEQQKLHRRVFLDNIDTENQALLILVSCFVKTSRFEEYLCVKEAILLDLLRVISHHRARLATPIRTVQKVYRDADLDDIPFSDSIFSSGATSNRPLLLVEPSNKINGEDKTKPHVRSAPIKGDEDEKVTPRSTQSAADGKEDGAKGEDIDTKPKETEVGEESGRGAKDVKSSPWDAATKSPKSEEKLPEGAPSTSQAKQDVRQQAAHAPPPTKPSSSLEENIVLGVALDGSKRTLPIDEDAVLPSNPEDAKELAPLRSGSGPAATRTENKDSKQSNTAGSPISDQQD; the protein is encoded by the exons ATGGATATCTGTAGTTCTCTGCAGCTATCTCTGGAACTCGGAATCTGCAGTAGCCATGGAACCAACACACGATTTCGA AATTCAGAATCACGAGGCGAATTTTGTGTTCTCCGCTCTAATTTATCATCATTTTCGGTG TTTCAGGAACAGTGTGCTTGGAGTAGAGATCTTTCAAAGAGGATAAAGAGACGAGCATGCACCATCTCCCCTAGGAATCATCAGCTTAAATGTCACTGTTTTGTAAATAGAGTGCCCTCTTTGGATGCTACGTCTATAAAGAGTGCCACTTTAACTTTAGCAAG ATCATTGAACCGTCTGCCAGGAAATCCCCATGTGATCAAATTGGCTTCAGCTGTAGGTTTTGTTATTTTTGCGATATGGGGACTTAGGCCACTTGTCCGACAAAGCAGAAACATATTTCTAGGG AAAAGTGATAGCAGTTGGCGAAGAAGCAGCACATTTCATGTTACAGCCTCTTACATTCAACCTTTACTGCTATGGGCAGGAGCAATCTACATCTGCAG AGCATTGGATCCAATGATTCTTCCTTCGGAAGGTGGTCAGATTGTTAAAAGGCGGCTCCTAAATTTTGTCAGATCATTGTCAACAGTGTTGGCCTTTGCATACTTGTTTTCAAG TGTAATTCAACAAGCACAAAAGTTCTTCATGGAGACAAATGAACTCACGGATGCTAGTAAT ATGGGCTTCCAGTTTGTTGGCAGAACTGTATACACAGCTATATGGGTAGCTGCAGTGTCATTGTTCATGGAGTTGCTAGGTTTCTCAACCCAAAAATGGATTACGGCTGGAGGGTTTGGGACAGTTTTGATCACTCTTGCTGGACGTGAG ATTTTCACAAATTTCCTTTCAAGTGTGATGATTCATACAACCAGGCCATTTGTCTTGAATGAATGGATCCAAACAAAGATTCAAGGCTCTGAAGTTTCTGGGACAGTTGAG CATGTGGGATGGTGGTCGCCGACTATTATTAGAGCTGATGACCGTGAAGCTGTCCACATTCCAAACCACAAATTCACTATGAATATTATAAGAAATCTCAGTCAAAAGACTCACTGGCGCATTAAAACTCATCTGGCTATCAGTCATTTAGATGTTGGCAAAGTTAAT AAAATTGTAGCTGATATGCGCAAGGTTCTGTCAAAGAATCCACAAGTGGAACAACAGAAATTGCATAGAAGAGTATTCCTGGACAATATTGATACTGAAAATCAGGCCCTCTTG ATATTGGTGTCCTGCTTTGTGAAGACCTCCCGTTTCGAAGAATATTTGTGTGTTAAG GAAGCTATTCTTCTAGACCTTCTAAGAGTAATTTCACACCATCGTGCTCGATTAGCCACGCCCATCCGCACAGTTCAGAAAGTATACAGAGATGCCGATTTGGATGATATACCATTTTCAGATTCTATTTTCTCATCGGGAGCTACTTCAAACCGCCCATTACTGCTGGTCGAACCTTCCAATAAAATCAATGGGGAAGATAAGACCAAACCACACGTCCGATCAGCACCTATAAAGGGGGATGAAGATGAAAAGGTGACACCAAGATCAACACAGTCAGCAGCAGATGGTAAAGAGGATGGTGCTAAAGGTGAAGATATCGATACAAAACCCAAAGAAACAGAGGTTGGCGAGGAGTCTGGAAGAGGGGCCAAGGATGTGAAATCATCTCCATGGGATGCTGCAACCAAATCCCCCAAGTCTGAGGAAAAGCTCCCGGAGGGCGCCCCGTCTACTTCACAAGCTAAACAAGATGTAAGACAACAAGCGGCACATGCTCCTCCTCCAACCAAACCTTCTTCTTCTCTCGAAGAGAACATAGTTCTTGGTGTTGCGTTGGACGGCTCGAAGAGAACCCTTCCCATTGATGAAGATGCAGTGCTCCCATCGAACCCCGAAGATGCAAAGGAATTGGCTCCGTTGCGTAGTGGCAGTGGGCCTGCAGCGACTCGGACGGAAAACAAGGATTCTAAACAGTCGAATACAGCAGGATCTCCAATTAGTGATCAACAAGATTAG